One Cryptosporidium parvum Iowa II chromosome 1, whole genome shotgun sequence genomic window, aatctCAATGAAACATATTAACTTATACACTTCTCAATATAAGATTGTTTTAAGATTCTTATCTTATTTGGACCATTTACTCAATTTTATGTCTCATACTATTAAAGATCATATTCatgtaatattaatcattcttataaatattttatatttaaaccATAATATCATGAAGATAGCTAATAACAGCTTGGAATATGAAAAAGATATACAACAAGTATCTTTAAAGCTTCAAAATGATCATGATCTTATATTGGAAGAggatgaagaaaaagaagatacACAAAGAAAAATTGCAATCAATAGAGTTCGAATGACTTgtaaacaaatatttatttcaatttcaagtatattaaataattattctgAATTTTCAACCTGTTTCAAGTATTTGATATCTCCTATTTCTCccttattattatcaagttttgagaataatttgaaatctTTATCAAATCTTcatatttcttcaattatGAGTTTTATgataaatttatcaaaagaaGAAACTCTTTTGGATTTCTATACTTATTTATTTCCTAAAGTATTGTTGGATTTTagtatattattttcaaaagaaaatatctTATCTGGAATTAGAAATGGAGTAACAAAAGGAGTATCAAGTGAAAGATTTAATACAGGATCAGAGTTTGTTATTTCTactataataaatatgtaCTTGAATGTTTTATTGGGAGGTCAGGAAAGATCTATTTTATTACAAGAAACATTGAAAAGGAATAATTTAATGTTGAGtgattataataatactaatttaataattaaggACTTTTCTATATGCcaagaagaggaagaaggagatattatttctatatcTAGTCATCAATCTAATATTGAATCTACTTTAAATTctataattatttccaaaaaagGTTTAGAATTAGTATCTAATTgtattccaaatattatagAATCCCTTCAAAAGGTTATGCTTACAAGAAATATGAAGAAAACAAATAGTAGAcaagaaataattacatTCAAGGAgttaattttattgaaaattctaGCATTTGTGGAAATCAATAAGAGATCTTCACAAGATTTGATgaatatagaaaaattgGATGATCATTATAAAAACAATAGAAAAGATGAGCATTTgagtattattaaaatcattttattacttttactTTCTACAATAAGTAAGGTACATTCAAAGAATGAGAGTATAACTAGTTttaattggaatatttttaacttaattttaaatatgtTAAGGATTTTGGATCTAAATATACATATTAGAAAAGATAATGAAAAGGATGAGACACAAGATGATAAATTTTGTAAAGATAAGTTAATAGATAGAATTGGTtctttgataataataaacaatcAAGAATTGATAAATGGAGATATGAATAGTTtcaatttttcatttttgattttaatttctgatATTATGAGttatttacttttaaaGACTTCAAATTTAAAGCTTAGAAGTACAATTTCTGAgatctttttattttctgagTTATCTTTATCAGGAAAAGGAGGCCACTTTAACTTGATTTTAGATTCAATGGATGaatattgtaataattCGAATAGAAAAGTTAATGATTTACAAAAAGAAGAGTTATTAAACTTTGAAGgatttactattaattctattttgGTTAAACATAAAGATGTGATAGGTTTAAGTCCAGAAATTACTagtaatttgaatattttgataCCTTTAGCTATTTATGGGTTAAATAAACCAagtaagaaaaaaagagtaTTAGATTCATCtggaaatattgatttacAATTGGATATATTAAAGGATTTAGAAgtaatattggaattagATACTTGTATTaagatattgaataaaGATCTAAGGCTTTTATATTCCTTAATTTCTCAAcaattatatttgattGGAGGAAATGAAGGTGTagatttttcaatttcaagcTTAAGTTcaagatttattaaaaaattgattcTTTCTTGGTGTAATTCAATCAAAACAGTTATTTTGgataatttagaaataaatagaaatgataaagaaaaagatgtAATGATTGGatatatattgaatatacTTTTAAACCTTGTGATACCTTATCAAGAGGAAGTGATTAGATATTCTCAGGATTTGTTAATCAAGAGGAATATTTTACAATTACTTGACGTGATTATTGAGAATTTTACTCCATTATTAGACCAATTCAGTGTAAAGATGAGTATTTCTAGAGATCttttaatagaaaagtTCCATTTAAGCTTGTTTCCTATTATTACTTATACAACaattgaagataatgaGCAAGTaagattatttgaagaattgaCACATATACAAAAACATAGAAGAGCTAGATCTTTGAACTTCTTTGGAAGGCTTTCCAAGTTCtcttttgagaaatttggaaaagataaaatggataatattgaaaatgacATTATGTACTTGGGAAAGtataaaattcaaatccCTGTTAATGTTTACACTATTAAAACTATAGGAATTCCTTTAGCTTTGGATGCACTTCTTCAGAAGGGTTCAGGTAAAGAAACTTATAGTTTAAGTTTGGGAGACAATTCTTTGAGATCTATTGAAGCTTTtgctttattttttgactGGAGATTTTGTATTGATTTAACGGGGTACCTAATAAAATTACTAAGATTATTTCCACAAAGAAAGACATACATAATTAAGGCGATTTGTTCTTTATTGAATTCATttgattttcaaattaatgaaCTAGTTACCAGCAATATTTTGGACATCAGTGATTTGCAACACAAGGTTTCTTCAGTTAACGGCCAAGAACAGGATCAGGATCAGGATCAGGACCAGGACCAGGATCAGGATCAGGACCAGGATCAGAACCAGAACCAGAACCAGAACCAGAACCAGAACCAAGATCAAAACCATAACCAAGACCAAAATCAAGTCAGAGCTCAAAATCCAGGAAATAACCTAGAAGAACAACTCAATGAAATGCAGACAAGTATCAAGCAAAAGCTTTTACCTCTCTTGAGGTCAATTATGGTTGATAGAAGCTATAAAATAGATTCAAAGAATGAACAAAGTCAAATCATTAATCCACAACTTAAGCAAAAGAGTGGAGTTTCAAAATCTTCCTCTCAACAACATGGACTAATCAGATCTGACATTGtattaatcattattaGAGTTCTAAGATGTTTACCTTCAAAACAATTCCATTCAGAACTTCCAAGACTTATTACACAATTGATCATGGCACTTAAATCAAAAGATAGAGAAATTAGACGCAGCTCCAGATCATCCTTAAAATCTATTAGTAAGACTCTGGGAGTACAATATTTACCTTGGATATTTACTCAAATGTCCAGTATACTTACAACAGGGTATCAACTTCCTGTTTTAATCTTTACTGTACATTCAATACTTCATGAAATCTCCATTTCTCTccataatttaaataaaaacgAGTCAAATcctatattatttgatgattGTATTCCAATACTTGGTAAAATGGTTATTGAAGAACTTAATAGAATTGCTGATCCTGATAAAAGAACTACATCATTAGAAACTATTGATACTCCAATGACAGGATCTGTTGATGAAGGAAAATATGTTAGATCTCctcaaattattagaatcatatcaaaatttgtttCTCTCCAAGGAGCTgagaaattatttggattctTAGAAGATTTATTAAGTGGAAAACTTGGAAATAGAGAAGAGGCCAGTATTATTTCTGATTCTTTCAGccagaaatatttatattggTTAAagaatcttcattttcaattttgtATTGGATTTATCAACAATGAAAATTTTGGACAAAATACTAAACTCAAATTCtctatatataatttagcAAAAGGAGTAGTTATTGATAGAAGTATGATCAAAAATTATGATATCcgtatattaatttcatctcTTGATAAAAAGATCTTAAATTTATTCCAAGATCCTCTCAATTTAATAGAATCTATTAAGACTGGAACTTATAATCAATctattttatcaaatactAAAGCACCAAAAATTGATCGAATGGAAAGAAAAGAGAGGTATTATAAAATACAACCAGGAGCTTCCACTGGAAGAGGTACACATCAAGTTATTAAACGTCAAAAAGGATTTGAAAGTAAAGTTAAATCAGTTGTATTAAGTAGCTCttgtttatatttattgaacCAATTACTCAAAGTTGTTAATAATGTTAACTTACCAGAGTTAGTTTCTGAAGATAGAAATCtacaatatttttcaatcaATCTCCTTCTTGATCATCTTTTACCTCTTGTTACTATCAATTTTGCAAATGAATCCAGTGAATTAGCATCATTTTCATGTAAATGTTTAATCCgagttttatttattgaatctATGGAATCTACCAGAAATCTTGGTATTCTAGAAATTGATCATTTAGGATCACTTATTTCAAAAACTGCTCTAAGTATTATGGAGAGATCTGGagttaattctttaaacaCTTCTAATGGTATGgctgaattaatttcatcttctATGAAACTTTTTGTAGCTTTATTAATCAGACCAAAATCTGTTGAATGGTTTAATGGACTGTTTTTTGATCATAGTATGAAGAAAACTACTTTATTCTACACGAATATACTTAAACAACTACATATTacaattaatgataatagGCTTAGAATTACATCTCTTCAACTTTTGAgacaaattatattatatggAAAAGATCAAGTAACTGTATCTAGTGATTCTTTGGGTTCTCTTTATTCACTTGTTGATTCAGTTCTTCCTTTAATTGTTCAATATAGTGGTATGGAACCAAAAATTGTAGCTATGGGATGTAATATCTATGTAGATCTTCTATTATATTATCCAATGTCAGAGAAATCACAAAGACAAAGAATTTCAGTTTTACTTGGGAATTTACCAGATTATCCTACATCAGAAGGAAGACAAGCCTTACTAACAGCAATTCATACTTTAATTACTCGATTCCCTATAAGACTTATGATCGAATCTTATAATATAATGTTCCTAACTGGTTTAACTTTAGCTCTTTCTACTGAGACAGAAAGTAAACCAagaataatgataaaagaTATAGTTTTTGATATTCTTTCAATGTATAAAAACGATAATCAAGCAAgaatgaatttaattacTCTAGTTTTCAATGCTCTTGGTACTCTTACAAGTaacttaaatattaaatgtgGTCTTGTTATTTTAATAGAGTATATTTTAGAATTCTTCATATCTAAAGGAGAagttatttcttttaaagaGCTTGGAGATTTTGAGATCCTAATCTTTTCTGAACTAAATCAACttatttcaattctttCAGTTATTGATCTGGAAAACCAAGATAAAGAAGACGAAATTAATCAAGGTACcggtaataataatactaataataatattatatatagaTTGGAATATGAGACAATTAATCTCTTAAACTTGTTTCTACAAggagaatttgaaatttttgaatctaTTAATTTGACTTGGTTttctaaagaaaagattgaAAATAGAAAGATTTGGTCTAAGCTTTGGAATATAATGATTATTGATCATAAGAATAAAAGAGGATTGGAAAGTGGACATCTTTGGGTTAAGTCTTCTTTATACAGATTAGTGACTAATTTACTTAAGCAATGTCTTGCTGGTATTGTTGTTAAATCTCGTTCAAACAAGTTAGAAAAGTATTTTCTATTGGATTTCACTTTAAATCCCAAGATATTTACTAATCTATTTAGTAGAATAATTCCTTTGCAATTCAATTcaattcttgaatttgCTCCATGGCTTGCTCCAAAAGTTTTAGCTTGTATTCAacatttaattcttttatcTAATTTCCTTAAAGATGATTGGAATCCTTCAAAGAAACTTtcagaaattgataaagaagaagaaatgtCATTATCATCAggaaataatggaaatgaTTTGAATTGTCAATTAGCTTCATCTCTTTATAATAATGTTGAAACAAAGAAAGGatttaagaaaattaagatttcaaaagaaaatgaagttCAGGAAGATGATTGgttaattattgataaagGAGATAATTCAgaagataatgaagaagaagaagatgatgaatcATCAGGAGGAGGAGactcattttcattattttcatcttcaaaaactctaaaatcttcaatttctaCAGGAGGAAATGACTACAAGGATGATGTTGAGGATGCATTGGATGATTTTCTTCTTAATCAAATTCCAGAATCTACTGATTCTTATCAAGATAAGAATCAAAATAAGAAGATTAAGaataatactttaaaaGAAGAGGATTTTGATGAGGTTTTAAGTATAGATAATTCTACATTAGtattagaaaagaaatCTACAATAAGAATTGAAGCTTATTGGTGGTTAATTGATAGAATTTCATGTTGTAGTAGATTCTATTCTACTAGACCAGGGAATTTCAGAACAAGACTACTTTTAACATTAAAATCTCTTTATGATATGATAGGATTATTACCATTAGttattaatgattcaaGCTTTAATTGGGAGAATTCTATTGTCATAGGTTCACTCAAGCATGCAACAAGAGCTCTATATCAAAGTTCTACAATGCTTAAAAAACAAGATTTCACAGAAAAAGGATTCCctatatataatataacaaattttgaatggGTTCAAGATATACAAAAGTTTGGAGTATATCAAATTATAGGTCAGACTTGTTTATTTGCTCAAAGAGCAGTTGAAAGATGGGACAAAGTCTTTAATGATATTGGAAAAGCAAACATTTTGTTAGATTGTCTTTCAGATGCTAGAAAGAGTGTAATATCAAGTAGAATGGAAAGAAAGACAAAATTAAGATTAGATACTGTTAGAAATCCAGAAATAGCTTTCAAGAGAAAGAAAGCAATGAGAGAAAGGATTAGAGAAAACAAAAAGAGGAAGTTAAAAGTAAAGATTGAGAATAGAAAGTTAAATAGGGtttgaattattcaatttgaagaaagatcacaaaaatgatgatggaataataatattatttgttataTAAATAGGTATCgtaaataattcaaaaagaataaaaattaaagatcaAGTTAGAAAAAAGACTTTTTTAGTTGGATTTTAATAAGCTTTAGTTAAGTtttctaattaatttattattttgagaaattaacaaatttgaaatgTCTTTTCATCCCTTCAGATGATTATGATAGAAATcttcatcaaataaattcatctttggaatcttattattataatttgcAATAGACATTGCAGAAACACTTAATTGAAGATTTGTATTAGAATCAAACTCCAAAAGGATATCAGCTGGTTCCAATTGAATATCTTTCTCAGCAAGTTCTTGACATAATCTAGATATATCGTCAATTGTGATAATCCTAGAGGATATAATTGAATCTTTATACTGAATTCCATCACAGAAATCTCTTTTAATTTCTCGACACTCTTCAGGATCTTGAATTTGGCAAGGATCTAAAACATTTGTAATTCTTAGAACTTTTGAATCCAAATTACGTGTACCTAAAGAATAAGTATCTTCTAGAGTGAATAGTAGTTGTAATGCAGTTTCTTGTCCTAAATAAAAAGCATTATCTTTGGTAATTGCTCCATTTATGGTTGTATGggaattcaaattattaataggaTTTAATACTGAATTGTAAGGTgattgaatatttgttcCCGATCCTCCAACTGCTgttgaagaagatgatgattgTAGTGCTTGAGAATAGTCATTTGGTCTAGAGACTTTAATTTTGGATCCCATACAAGCAAAACCATCTAATTGAAGAGCTTTTTCAGTTTCTTCTACAGTTCTAAATTCAACAAAACCATAATTACCTTTTTTTTGAGCAAACCAAACACACAATATAGGATTTTCATTGGGATTTAAACATAATCCTCTCAATGCCATTTCCTGCCAGACAATTTGTTGAAAGCTTGATTCAGTAAGACCTAGATTTATAGGTAGATTACCAAAATAAAGCCTTCTAAACCTTCTTGTATTATTCATTGTAGCTGGATCCATTGATGCTGTACTTCCAGTTTTTGCTACCCATTGGAATCCATCATAGAAGACGGGAGTGGGCTCTTTACCTTCGCTTTGAGCAAGTTTTTGAAATCCTCCAGCCTTTTTAATACATCTAAAAAGAAAGGTTTAAAtgttaaaatattcaataatgaattaataaaaaaaaaacaaactTACTTTGCTTGcattcttcttcttcttctttccCTCTCTCTAGatctttctctttcttcAGAAAATGATCTATTAACATAATTTTCATGTCTGTCTCGGTACCTATTTAAATATCTGATATTATTCCAATTTCTGTCTCCATGATTATAACTATCTCTTTCATAGTCGTTGTAGTGACTATTTCCATGATCATAGTTGTATCCATGACTTGGTCTATTTCCATATTCACTGTTTTTGTTAATAGCATAATCATTATCGTAGCCTTGGTCATAGTAATTCTCATTTCTGTAATATTGTGATCTATTTCGAGAAGTTTTTGTATTCGAATTAGAGATATATTCCTCATCAGAACAAGAATATGATCTGGTTCTGGGGTTGGATTTGgatttgtatttattttgagaCTCAGATATATGCTTTGATCTTGAAGAATGCCTAGATCTTGAGACACTTCTACTTTTGCTTCTGTTACATTCTTTATCAAAATCTCTATCTCTTTGCCTAACTTTGTCtctaattttatttcttccatcatttttattttcgCTTTTATTCGTTTTAATACTTGGACTTCTACTTCTACTAGTACTTCTACTTGAATTTATGGGTCCAGGGACAGATTTAGAGTGAGAATAAgttgtaatattatttaactcATAATCTTCATCACCAACCCTTTGAGTTGTGGTAATTCTAGAATGATTTTTAACATTACTTCTAAGGTATTTAAATTCGGATCTTTCATGAGCTCTTCCTCTATTCTCTATTCTGTCTCCAGAGCTTGAAACGGATCTTAACTTTTGTGATCTTCTCGAGTGAGAAAAGTCTCTCTCATCTTGGCGTTGGTGGTTATAATGATGACGATGATAATAGCCATCGTTAAATTCTTCCGGACTGGATTCATAGTTTCTTTTTACTCTTTCTTTAGACCTTCCTCTTTCTAttgattttctttgaaCTTGTCTTGACCCTGCCCTTGGACATGACCTTGAATTCGatcttgaatttgataGTGACATAGATTCAGATCGATACCTATTTTCTGAGCTAGATTTTGACATTGATCTTGAACTTGACTTAAATTTTTGCCTTGTGTTCGTTTTGGCTGAAGAATATCTTCTTCTATCATAGGAAGAGTTTGAGCTTGATCTAGATGCtttagaagaattaaaaCCTCCTCCTTTGAAGGAAGATTCCCCTCTTCTTCGATGATCTCTGCTGCTCATTTCAATTCTAACTTAATCTTTTCAAGCTTTAAGAAATTGAAGGAAAAAAATCTTGgagaaaaaatttgatgatgCTTACCACTTAAGTATATATGGATGGTACAATTGGACTTATTCtcttaattaattaatttcaagaaaCTTTAATTTCAGCCTCTTTCCAtatcatttaaataaaaaataacaataattccaatgcttgctattaatttttaccacgctcaaaaatatttgggcatattaaaaaaaaatatagaaaaagtGCACTAACGGGGAATCGAACCCCGGTCGAAACGATGGCAACGTTTCATCATACCACTAGACCATTAGTGCTCACGTGACATTTTGTCGAATGagataattaatattgtattAGGTTTTTAAGGAGTATAAAGTGTAGAGTGAAGATTGTTGTGATAACGATAAATAATTAGTGGGAAATTAGGGGAggtaaaataaaaataaaaaaaaatatatttagaGCAAGgagaaaatataattgaataaaataattagtatttgaaaaaagGTTGTAATTTTTACcttatttgtattaaattcttgattttgataatttatttggagAACAAAATCCAATAAATTAATGTGGAAATGTGTATTTGTTTATATTACTCAAAAAGTGAATTTTCATAGGTTAGTTTAAGAATGAATAAGAACAATAATGTATGTCTtggaagaagaggaagacCTAAAAAAAACCAGCCAAAGCCTTCTCTAATTGACTGTATTGAAGCTCTTTCGGAGATTGATAACTTTAGTTTTTTCCCAATATATAAAAGagaattatcaaataaaaacttCAGTGAGATAAAGCAAATTTTTAAGTTGAACAATAATTTCAGTAGTTGGTACACTTTGAATAAATCTTCATCCATAATGGATTGTCAGAGTgattttttgaatgaaGATACCTTAAACTCTACATCCACTTCTGATAATTCGATCAAAGTTTCATTCAATAATGATTTGGAAGAAATGGTACTAAATGTGAATTCAGGAATAAAAACAAAGTCAGATTTTATGccatttcttttctttacCAATGGCCATGTTTGGAAAATGGCATTTAGTCCTCCATCtcattcaataaataagaTTTTTCTTGCCATAGGTATTCATTCACATGAATCCCCCATTTCtcaaataaacaaaagatATAATGACAAAGGAATAATCCAAATTTGGAGTATTCCTTTTCAAAATCCAGAAAATGAGGCTGATAACTCTTTATTACCTCAACAAGTTTTTGAGATTTATCATAATGGTCAGTTTTGCAGATTTCTTGAATGGATTCCCCAAAGTGAGAAACCAGAAAAAGGATCAGCTGGACTCCTTTTTTGTGTTCTAGGAGATGGAGTTGCATATTTACTTTCTATTCCTTTGCTTAATAATATGATATTAAATCGATTCAATATTGATGATTTGGTTGTTTGgaaatattcaaatccATATTACACAATTTGTTCTGCTTCTATTCGTATTCCAGATGTTGAAGCAGAATACTTAAGAATTGTTGGAACTACTGTTGAAGGGATCTTATTAGTATGGACTTTTGAAGCAGAATCTAATTCTAAACAAAACTTGGTGCTTCTAAATCCTTCAGAACAAATTATCTTAGTATCCCAAAATATTCCACTCCTTTCAGCTTCTTGGTGTCCCATTTACTCCTCAAGTTTGATCGCCGTTTGTGATTACAATGGAAAAATCTCAATTGTTGATATTAGAAGAAGcagtaataatttaatcaaGGAATTTGAATTACCAAATAGACCAATAACATGTATTATTTGGAGTAgatttgttaataatatctaCCTTTCTCATGGAATTGGAGCCATAGTTTTGTCAGTTGAGACAGGCGATTATACCCAATTCACTATTGAGGCATACaataagaagaaaaaatattcaaaatatgaGGAAGAACAAATTTCTCCTATTTTGGGTTCCAGATCCTGGACATGTAGTTCATTTCTTCATCATGCAATATTTGGATTCAATGATGGATCAACAATTATTGGACCTTgctttgaatttgaatccAAGTCTTTCCAAGAAACGATTTTGATCAAGGCTTTGGTaacaaatttaaatgaaaatgaaccAATTCATATTGACGAGGTAGctgatgataataatgttGAAATGAACAATGAGTTATCTTCTATCGAATACAATGATCCCCACGatgtaaataataacttaGATAATGAATTAGAGGCAGTCA contains:
- a CDS encoding multidomain protein with a conserved eukaryotic domain also present in the human DRIM protein at N- terminus and an archaeal-bacterial domain at C-terminus; translation: MKSKSKLQVDVEAKAEAEVETETETESETIASDFKVKIKGMKSNRFKFESYINRLSSIELKVGEDEIWNFSSENVEEDKWYSEDNFQDHKMDSSESEVENYSEIALEQQVKEQLSKTAFGDSLKYWEGTVRYSEFVDLVRILKPYRHSLVHIIQHLEFIIKELTHRINECEYPETAEAISFLIGALAKDTRLELFPMLPKIFEALSVRLETPFNEVSITGKGGVGLYNEKVIQSVFSCTSTIFFYLSSYILKDLTNYLSIYRKWIYHSSSVIRHFSSESIAYALKKSKEQDIIKSLDIIFQFLFNEYNHVSTKTDFLNKWLSEVIVNVVFSINGCISNQGNLVLRYLYRHLGFGLQIEPKYLFNQNQSFQEDQEIISSFLTSINDAENVRNYNFKSSCNFDFRKSFTSLNLILKDILNQINDHTSDTGNVESLQEILSTLLSIYLEILDSSFPNSSKSRSNSDLNIEYITLNLITCIQMITNTCHYQANTTNLRSESSAYKKKRFRFNFGIIILHFILANIKNGIFEKFYTEINQSQTEWSLLFSQLIVSYMDFVSKITMDGTILHDSSCIHALAYSDFKLSQSNSFIKILSSTVSSLTFVASNKGSLNSYPWIWLKSILEICKDTKQVENRSNLIILVMNSALNILPIFNDKNHFYNELESFMNIILEYQKFLLEDFLKSNNSNYELSLKILSNISKFIAQDDSFGTKSLYLNNSDLSILILRNCKYVIAKQDLELCNLYIILELLGYFCLENQYIFSSNLDTSLLQDLKSSLLVIYTKLFKLKLDSDLRILDTFETLEYIQVFKLFCLVFSRLDMNQITLIEMTTKIKFWMNLNVLSSSSMLKDSISSISTIPLEYDLEIITIVDILFKSSLEKSQDSNELNNPELMSNLEIISLYWIINPVYEVRKKTSILLFNFLSKQNSIQSSLSDLIQGVRMIVNLEDCEANIENERTKIRQIQQICDYLQLKLKTLSSDSDKFLIKLATRSIISQLYLKFSLIWKPYTDILIKLVKSIQENEGEESFESNFLIETILSTIFNQIYYNTYRIGMEPKTPDEGGISYTDEFTLIEWCCKLLAQIKFLDFEKYPNLVYYQAQLLYWLLQIAFELDGNQEQFVLIKDEDTIQEFCSNNKVQIFDLFSRKGQIQRINHFIYVLENVLSNQKGSISSHQPAILELLLNKFLIECVPSLLYINHIEIQMSLINVICDHGKESEILINYKSMFQGLISGSSKDGQVQSLRSNLLSFSLSIEKEDIIKREDRSRVIPIVIRILLSKLGKDKEGPKKSNNIVRVSKKGNKALSSSSKRKVIISYLSELPKEEMSLLLSVIIDPLVNVKLSLNDSCISNQNNDFEINYSKDLELVNTLKSISSIILSEIPEVELKGYYKSFFLNTIICHDNINQVSKFWTWSQSHFQEKEKIPEDFGFVYNNEGITLSSYKEDQNIRSSYSNKIKISMKHINLYTSQYKIVLRFLSYLDHLLNFMSHTIKDHIHVILIILINILYLNHNIMKIANNSLEYEKDIQQVSLKLQNDHDLILEEDEEKEDTQRKIAINRVRMTCKQIFISISSILNNYSEFSTCFKYLISPISPLLLSSFENNLKSLSNLHISSIMSFMINLSKEETLLDFYTYLFPKVLLDFSILFSKENILSGIRNGVTKGVSSERFNTGSEFVISTIINMYLNVLLGGQERSILLQETLKRNNLMLSDYNNTNLIIKDFSICQEEEEGDIISISSHQSNIESTLNSIIISKKGLELVSNCIPNIIESLQKVMLTRNMKKTNSRQEIITFKELILLKILAFVEINKRSSQDLMNIEKLDDHYKNNRKDEHLSIIKIILLLLLSTISKVHSKNESITSFNWNIFNLILNMLRILDLNIHIRKDNEKDETQDDKFCKDKLIDRIGSLIIINNQELINGDMNSFNFSFLILISDIMSYLLLKTSNLKLRSTISEIFLFSELSLSGKGGHFNLILDSMDEYCNNSNRKVNDLQKEELLNFEGFTINSILVKHKDVIGLSPEITSNLNILIPLAIYGLNKPSKKKRVLDSSGNIDLQLDILKDLEVILELDTCIKILNKDLRLLYSLISQQLYLIGGNEGVDFSISSLSSRFIKKLILSWCNSIKTVILDNLEINRNDKEKDVMIGYILNILLNLVIPYQEEVIRYSQDLLIKRNILQLLDVIIENFTPLLDQFSVKMSISRDLLIEKFHLSLFPIITYTTIEDNEQVRLFEELTHIQKHRRARSLNFFGRLSKFSFEKFGKDKMDNIENDIMYLGKYKIQIPVNVYTIKTIGIPLALDALLQKGSGKETYSLSLGDNSLRSIEAFALFFDWRFCIDLTGYLIKLLRLFPQRKTYIIKAICSLLNSFDFQINELVTSNILDISDLQHKVSSVNGQEQDQDQDQDQDQDQDQDQDQNQNQNQNQNQNQDQNHNQDQNQVRAQNPGNNLEEQLNEMQTSIKQKLLPLLRSIMVDRSYKIDSKNEQSQIINPQLKQKSGVSKSSSQQHGLIRSDIVLIIIRVLRCLPSKQFHSELPRLITQLIMALKSKDREIRRSSRSSLKSISKTLGVQYLPWIFTQMSSILTTGYQLPVLIFTVHSILHEISISLHNLNKNESNPILFDDCIPILGKMVIEELNRIADPDKRTTSLETIDTPMTGSVDEGKYVRSPQIIRIISKFVSLQGAEKLFGFLEDLLSGKLGNREEASIISDSFSQKYLYWLKNLHFQFCIGFINNENFGQNTKLKFSIYNLAKGVVIDRSMIKNYDIRILISSLDKKILNLFQDPLNLIESIKTGTYNQSILSNTKAPKIDRMERKERYYKIQPGASTGRGTHQVIKRQKGFESKVKSVVLSSSCLYLLNQLLKVVNNVNLPELVSEDRNLQYFSINLLLDHLLPLVTINFANESSELASFSCKCLIRVLFIESMESTRNLGILEIDHLGSLISKTALSIMERSGVNSLNTSNGMAELISSSMKLFVALLIRPKSVEWFNGLFFDHSMKKTTLFYTNILKQLHITINDNRLRITSLQLLRQIILYGKDQVTVSSDSLGSLYSLVDSVLPLIVQYSGMEPKIVAMGCNIYVDLLLYYPMSEKSQRQRISVLLGNLPDYPTSEGRQALLTAIHTLITRFPIRLMIESYNIMFLTGLTLALSTETESKPRIMIKDIVFDILSMYKNDNQARMNLITLVFNALGTLTSNLNIKCGLVILIEYILEFFISKGEVISFKELGDFEILIFSELNQLISILSVIDLENQDKEDEINQGTGNNNTNNNIIYRLEYETINLLNLFLQGEFEIFESINLTWFSKEKIENRKIWSKLWNIMIIDHKNKRGLESGHLWVKSSLYRLVTNLLKQCLAGIVVKSRSNKLEKYFLLDFTLNPKIFTNLFSRIIPLQFNSILEFAPWLAPKVLACIQHLILLSNFLKDDWNPSKKLSEIDKEEEMSLSSGNNGNDLNCQLASSLYNNVETKKGFKKIKISKENEVQEDDWLIIDKGDNSEDNEEEEDDESSGGGDSFSLFSSSKTLKSSISTGGNDYKDDVEDALDDFLLNQIPESTDSYQDKNQNKKIKNNTLKEEDFDEVLSIDNSTLVLEKKSTIRIEAYWWLIDRISCCSRFYSTRPGNFRTRLLLTLKSLYDMIGLLPLVINDSSFNWENSIVIGSLKHATRALYQSSTMLKKQDFTEKGFPIYNITNFEWVQDIQKFGVYQIIGQTCLFAQRAVERWDKVFNDIGKANILLDCLSDARKSVISSRMERKTKLRLDTVRNPEIAFKRKKAMRERIRENKKRKLKVKIENRKLNRV